A part of Scylla paramamosain isolate STU-SP2022 chromosome 24, ASM3559412v1, whole genome shotgun sequence genomic DNA contains:
- the LOC135112875 gene encoding 26S proteasome non-ATPase regulatory subunit 12-like isoform X1, with amino-acid sequence MAAGYPARLAAFAARMPAEEKQAEKAAEKKPAEKKATEKSADKKAEKKTTEGGETLPQDTNIITDGGRLVKMEVDYSTTCDEKIPAAQKLAKDGSVQEAVDMLMVLEKQTRTGADAHSTSRVLVAVVEICFEAGEWNLLNETIVTLTKKRSQIKMAVTKMVQKCCDYVDKTPNKEVKLKLMDTLRAITEGKIYVEVERARLTHKLAMMKEAEGDITEAATILQELQVETFGSMERKEKVEMILEQMRLCLLKKDFVRTQIISKKISTKFFDSEEVDNLKLKFYNLMIDLDSHESSFLSICRHYRAIYDSKTVQNNEDEKRRILKHVVLFIILAPYDNEQSDLLHRIKEDKTLEDIPQYRDLLQLFVTAELIKWSGLCEVYEKELRSSATNVFPSNEEGNERWTKLKDRVVEHNIRMMAKYYTRIHLKRMAELLDLSIKESEEFLCQLVVSGTVVARMDRLEGVVNFGTTPEHSQLLNSWSESLHHLMALVNKTTHLINKEEMVHKHLLQVKE; translated from the exons CAGCCAGAATGCCAGCCGAAGAGAAGCAAGCAGAGAAGGCGGCGGAGAAGAAGCCGGCAGAAAAGAAGGCCACTGAAAAGAGTGCCGATAAGAAGGCAGAGAAAAAGACAACAGAGGGAGGAGAAACTTTACCTCAGGACACCAACATCATCACTGATGGAGGGCGCCTCGTCAAGATGGAGGTCGACTACTCCACGACCTGTGATGAGAAGATCCCTGCTGCCCAGAAGCTGGCCAAGGATGGGAGTGTACAGGAGGCTGTGGACATGTTGATGGTGCTGGAGAAGCAGACCAGAACA GGCGCTGATGCTCACTCTACCAGCAGAGTTCTCGTTGCCGTTGTTGAGATTTGTTTTGAGGCCGGCGAGTGGAACCTGCTTAACGAGACCATCGTGACACTGACAAAGAAGCGGTCCCAGATCAAGATGGCGGTGACGAAGATGGTTCAGAAGTGTTGTGACTATGTTGACAAGACGCCCAACAAGGAGGTGAAGCTCAAGCTCATGGATACATTAAG GGCCATCACTGAGGGCAAAATATACGTGGAGGTGGAGCGTGCCCGCCTCACTCACAAGCTGGCCATGATGAAAGAGGCGGAGGGAGACATCACCGAGGCAGCCACCATCCTCCAGGAGCTGCAGGTGGAAACGTTTGGCTCGATGGAGCGCAAGGAGAAG GTTGAAATGATTTTGGAGCAAATGCGCCTGTGTTTGCTGAAGAAAGACTTTGTTCGTACTCAGATTATTTCCAAGAAAATTAGTACAAAGTTCTTTGATAGTGAAGAAGTTGACAACCTAAAACTCAAGTTCTACAA CCTCATGATTGACCTGGACAGTCACGAGAGTTCCTTCCTGAGCATCTGCCGCCACTACCGTGCCATCTACGACTCCAAGACCGTGCAGAACaatgaggatgagaagaggCGGATCCTGAAGCATGTTGTGTTGTTCATTATCTTGGCCCCCTATGACAACGAGCAGAGTGACCTTCTCCATAGAATTAAGGAAGATAAGACCTTAGAGGACATCCCTCAGTACCG AGACCTCCTGCAGCTGTTTGTGACAGCTGAACTCATCAAGTGGTCAGGTTTGTGCGAGGTGTACGAGAAGGAGCTGAGGTCAAGTGCTACAAATGTTTTTCCAAGCAATGAGGAAGGCAATGAAAGATGGACTAAGCTGAAGGATCGGGTGGTGGAACAT AACATTAGGATGATGGCCAAGTATTACACCAGAATTCACCTGAAGAGAATGGCAGAACTTTTGGATCTTTCCATTAAA GAGAGCGAGGAGTTCCTGTGTCAGCTGGTGGTGTCAGGGACTGTGGTGGCTCGCATGGACAGGCTGGAAGGAGTGGTCAACTTTGGCACCACCCCAGAGCACTCACAGCTTCTTAACAGCTGGTCTGAGTCTCTCCACCACCTCATGGCCCTGGTGAACAAGACAACACACCTCATTAACAAGGAGGAAATGGTACATAAACATCTGCTGCAAGTCAAAGAATAA
- the LOC135112875 gene encoding 26S proteasome non-ATPase regulatory subunit 12-like isoform X2 has product MPAEEKQAEKAAEKKPAEKKATEKSADKKAEKKTTEGGETLPQDTNIITDGGRLVKMEVDYSTTCDEKIPAAQKLAKDGSVQEAVDMLMVLEKQTRTGADAHSTSRVLVAVVEICFEAGEWNLLNETIVTLTKKRSQIKMAVTKMVQKCCDYVDKTPNKEVKLKLMDTLRAITEGKIYVEVERARLTHKLAMMKEAEGDITEAATILQELQVETFGSMERKEKVEMILEQMRLCLLKKDFVRTQIISKKISTKFFDSEEVDNLKLKFYNLMIDLDSHESSFLSICRHYRAIYDSKTVQNNEDEKRRILKHVVLFIILAPYDNEQSDLLHRIKEDKTLEDIPQYRDLLQLFVTAELIKWSGLCEVYEKELRSSATNVFPSNEEGNERWTKLKDRVVEHNIRMMAKYYTRIHLKRMAELLDLSIKESEEFLCQLVVSGTVVARMDRLEGVVNFGTTPEHSQLLNSWSESLHHLMALVNKTTHLINKEEMVHKHLLQVKE; this is encoded by the exons ATGCCAGCCGAAGAGAAGCAAGCAGAGAAGGCGGCGGAGAAGAAGCCGGCAGAAAAGAAGGCCACTGAAAAGAGTGCCGATAAGAAGGCAGAGAAAAAGACAACAGAGGGAGGAGAAACTTTACCTCAGGACACCAACATCATCACTGATGGAGGGCGCCTCGTCAAGATGGAGGTCGACTACTCCACGACCTGTGATGAGAAGATCCCTGCTGCCCAGAAGCTGGCCAAGGATGGGAGTGTACAGGAGGCTGTGGACATGTTGATGGTGCTGGAGAAGCAGACCAGAACA GGCGCTGATGCTCACTCTACCAGCAGAGTTCTCGTTGCCGTTGTTGAGATTTGTTTTGAGGCCGGCGAGTGGAACCTGCTTAACGAGACCATCGTGACACTGACAAAGAAGCGGTCCCAGATCAAGATGGCGGTGACGAAGATGGTTCAGAAGTGTTGTGACTATGTTGACAAGACGCCCAACAAGGAGGTGAAGCTCAAGCTCATGGATACATTAAG GGCCATCACTGAGGGCAAAATATACGTGGAGGTGGAGCGTGCCCGCCTCACTCACAAGCTGGCCATGATGAAAGAGGCGGAGGGAGACATCACCGAGGCAGCCACCATCCTCCAGGAGCTGCAGGTGGAAACGTTTGGCTCGATGGAGCGCAAGGAGAAG GTTGAAATGATTTTGGAGCAAATGCGCCTGTGTTTGCTGAAGAAAGACTTTGTTCGTACTCAGATTATTTCCAAGAAAATTAGTACAAAGTTCTTTGATAGTGAAGAAGTTGACAACCTAAAACTCAAGTTCTACAA CCTCATGATTGACCTGGACAGTCACGAGAGTTCCTTCCTGAGCATCTGCCGCCACTACCGTGCCATCTACGACTCCAAGACCGTGCAGAACaatgaggatgagaagaggCGGATCCTGAAGCATGTTGTGTTGTTCATTATCTTGGCCCCCTATGACAACGAGCAGAGTGACCTTCTCCATAGAATTAAGGAAGATAAGACCTTAGAGGACATCCCTCAGTACCG AGACCTCCTGCAGCTGTTTGTGACAGCTGAACTCATCAAGTGGTCAGGTTTGTGCGAGGTGTACGAGAAGGAGCTGAGGTCAAGTGCTACAAATGTTTTTCCAAGCAATGAGGAAGGCAATGAAAGATGGACTAAGCTGAAGGATCGGGTGGTGGAACAT AACATTAGGATGATGGCCAAGTATTACACCAGAATTCACCTGAAGAGAATGGCAGAACTTTTGGATCTTTCCATTAAA GAGAGCGAGGAGTTCCTGTGTCAGCTGGTGGTGTCAGGGACTGTGGTGGCTCGCATGGACAGGCTGGAAGGAGTGGTCAACTTTGGCACCACCCCAGAGCACTCACAGCTTCTTAACAGCTGGTCTGAGTCTCTCCACCACCTCATGGCCCTGGTGAACAAGACAACACACCTCATTAACAAGGAGGAAATGGTACATAAACATCTGCTGCAAGTCAAAGAATAA